From a region of the Haloferax volcanii DS2 genome:
- a CDS encoding DUF7518 family protein — translation MSNRVEELESKVAELQAAVNGLTEELVETKERLRQLEDANDVQVPSRAATRRGDWETEDQADAEAAAAEPADADETSPADADETKPDEADETDEGDGEAPDDDIIVA, via the coding sequence ATGAGTAACCGGGTGGAGGAACTCGAATCCAAAGTCGCAGAACTTCAGGCCGCCGTCAACGGGCTCACCGAGGAGCTCGTCGAGACCAAAGAACGGCTCCGCCAGCTCGAAGACGCCAACGACGTGCAGGTCCCCTCGCGGGCCGCGACCCGTCGCGGCGACTGGGAGACCGAAGACCAGGCCGACGCGGAGGCCGCCGCCGCGGAGCCCGCCGACGCCGACGAGACCTCGCCGGCCGACGCCGACGAGACTAAACCGGACGAGGCCGACGAGACTGACGAAGGCGACGGCGAGGCGCCCGACGACGATATCATCGTCGCGTAA
- a CDS encoding AEC family transporter: MTRFGTRMSLFSIFAGALLPILAIGAVGFLLGRVRDVDPEPLNTVTVYVLAPVLVFYSLATTELAGETLAALTAGVVAYHVAMLLVAGGVARLAGISDPLLGALVLVAAFPNSGNYGIPVSSFAFGDTGRSTAVVYLAVQSVLIYTLGVYIAGRGDDRDDAPPGWRVGLERIVRIPLVYAVVAALAARWLGVVPPTGVPAMETLRLVGDSSIPMMLLILGIQLAGADLGSTLSEVGVVAALKMVVAPAVAVGVALVAGFGDPTVARTFVLESAMPAAVTPLILVAEFGDASGAGSATSLAEFVSAAVFATTLLSVPALSVLIYLLNHGFVV, from the coding sequence GTGACGCGCTTCGGCACGCGCATGTCGCTGTTTTCTATCTTCGCCGGCGCGCTCCTGCCGATTCTCGCCATCGGCGCGGTGGGCTTTCTCCTCGGTCGCGTCCGCGACGTGGACCCCGAACCGCTCAACACGGTCACGGTGTACGTCCTCGCGCCGGTCCTCGTGTTTTACAGCCTCGCAACGACCGAACTCGCCGGCGAGACGCTGGCCGCCCTCACCGCCGGCGTCGTCGCCTACCACGTCGCCATGCTCCTCGTCGCGGGCGGCGTCGCCCGACTCGCGGGGATTTCCGACCCCCTCCTCGGCGCGCTCGTCCTCGTCGCCGCCTTCCCGAACTCGGGGAACTACGGCATCCCCGTCAGCTCCTTTGCCTTCGGCGATACCGGCCGCTCGACGGCCGTCGTCTACCTCGCCGTCCAGAGCGTCCTCATCTACACGCTGGGCGTGTATATCGCCGGACGCGGAGACGACCGCGACGACGCCCCGCCGGGGTGGCGCGTCGGCCTCGAACGCATCGTCCGAATCCCGCTCGTCTACGCCGTCGTCGCCGCGCTCGCGGCACGCTGGCTCGGCGTCGTCCCGCCGACGGGCGTCCCCGCGATGGAGACGCTCAGGCTCGTCGGCGACTCGTCGATTCCGATGATGCTCCTCATCCTCGGCATCCAACTCGCGGGGGCCGACCTCGGCTCGACGCTCTCGGAGGTCGGCGTCGTCGCCGCGCTCAAGATGGTCGTCGCGCCCGCGGTCGCGGTCGGCGTCGCGCTCGTCGCCGGCTTCGGTGACCCGACGGTCGCGCGGACGTTCGTCCTCGAATCCGCGATGCCCGCCGCGGTCACGCCGCTCATCCTCGTCGCGGAGTTCGGTGACGCCTCGGGGGCCGGGTCGGCCACTTCGCTCGCCGAGTTCGTCTCCGCGGCCGTCTTCGCGACGACGCTCCTCAGCGTGCCCGCGCTCTCGGTGCTCATCTACCTCTTGAACCACGGCTTCGTGGTGTAG
- a CDS encoding RNA-protein complex protein Nop10: MKSDIRVCSAWRDRHDRPVYSLSETCPECGAATENSAPAPYNPEDPHGEYRRARKRRLAEEPE, from the coding sequence ATGAAATCAGACATCCGGGTGTGCAGCGCGTGGCGCGACCGCCACGACCGCCCGGTGTACTCGCTTTCTGAGACCTGTCCGGAGTGCGGCGCCGCCACCGAGAACAGCGCGCCCGCACCCTACAATCCCGAGGACCCCCACGGCGAGTACCGCCGCGCGCGGAAGCGCCGCCTCGCCGAGGAGCCGGAGTAG
- a CDS encoding segregation and condensation protein A: MTDDIPELNLSRGRGERDGSDGDDDDDGVFSFAGDDAAPDSEADAAPAEPDAMDEVLPEDVSESDDDEVEPVELLVQLAKEGTIDPWDIDIVEVTDAFLNRLDAMDLRTTGRALFYASVLLRMKSDELLAPDEPDEEELEPWELALESGGDEGHPGDDGEGPPGFDPIDALEDEMDRRLERKHARGSPETLDELVRELREVERGSWWKRRREYDTSESPRGFSRGTQTLDYHTPGEMRGAGEPTEDDVTGTAHNEDIEAVVEAVGDVLATHYEKGRDEVLFAEIRDVADTVMTTYLALLFLSHRSTVYLKQDDLFGDLWIRNPEVFDADPGAGSDADADAEVADDADAEVADGGDDADDADSDDPELEAEAIADD; encoded by the coding sequence ATGACTGACGACATCCCCGAACTGAACCTCTCTCGCGGGCGCGGCGAGCGAGACGGAAGCGACGGCGACGACGATGACGACGGGGTCTTCTCGTTCGCCGGCGACGACGCCGCGCCCGACTCCGAGGCAGACGCCGCCCCCGCCGAACCCGACGCGATGGACGAGGTCCTCCCGGAGGACGTCTCCGAGTCGGACGACGACGAGGTCGAACCGGTCGAACTCCTCGTCCAACTCGCCAAGGAGGGAACCATCGACCCGTGGGACATCGACATCGTGGAGGTCACGGACGCGTTCCTGAACCGCCTCGACGCGATGGACCTCCGGACGACCGGCCGGGCGCTGTTCTACGCGAGCGTCCTCCTGCGCATGAAGTCGGACGAACTCCTCGCCCCGGACGAACCCGACGAGGAGGAACTCGAACCGTGGGAACTCGCCTTGGAGAGCGGCGGCGACGAGGGCCACCCCGGCGACGACGGCGAGGGGCCTCCCGGGTTCGACCCAATCGACGCGCTGGAAGACGAGATGGACCGTCGGCTCGAACGCAAGCACGCCCGCGGGTCGCCCGAAACGCTGGACGAACTCGTGCGCGAACTCCGGGAGGTCGAACGCGGGTCGTGGTGGAAGCGCCGCCGAGAGTACGACACCTCCGAGTCGCCCCGCGGCTTCTCCCGCGGGACGCAGACGCTCGACTACCACACGCCCGGCGAGATGCGCGGCGCGGGCGAACCCACCGAAGACGACGTGACCGGGACCGCCCACAACGAGGACATCGAGGCGGTCGTCGAAGCCGTCGGCGACGTGCTCGCCACCCACTACGAGAAGGGCCGCGACGAGGTGCTGTTCGCCGAGATACGCGACGTGGCCGACACCGTGATGACGACCTATCTCGCGCTCCTGTTTCTGTCCCACCGGAGCACGGTCTACCTCAAGCAGGACGACCTGTTCGGCGACCTCTGGATTCGGAACCCCGAGGTGTTCGACGCCGACCCCGGCGCGGGGTCGGACGCGGATGCAGACGCTGAGGTTGCCGACGATGCGGACGCCGAGGTGGCTGACGGCGGTGACGACGCCGACGACGCCGACAGCGACGACCCCGAACTCGAAGCCGAGGCCATCGCGGACGACTAG
- a CDS encoding phosphoribosyltransferase yields the protein MGDLPDEFNCTITNWEYIYGLCRDVSDEVKTSEFEPDVIVALARGGWFAGRCICDFLGLDDLTSLKMEHYVGTAQKSNEPEVRYPMPEGSVEGKDVLIIDDIADTGGSIKRAHEYVNERNAGEVRTATLQLLQTSEFEPDYVGERLEEWAWVVYPWNFIEDMIDLTSGVMAKADDDTFELEDIRHYLAEFHDVDRIEMEIAQPDRMPEVMSEMERRGYVESTGDGAWRLLENDGVGA from the coding sequence ATGGGCGACCTCCCCGACGAGTTTAACTGTACTATCACGAACTGGGAGTACATCTACGGCCTCTGCCGCGACGTTTCCGACGAGGTCAAAACGTCCGAGTTCGAACCCGACGTCATCGTCGCGTTGGCCCGCGGCGGCTGGTTCGCGGGCCGGTGTATCTGCGATTTCCTCGGGCTGGACGACCTGACGAGCCTGAAGATGGAACACTACGTCGGGACGGCCCAGAAGTCGAACGAGCCGGAGGTCCGCTACCCGATGCCGGAAGGCAGCGTCGAGGGCAAGGACGTGCTCATCATCGACGACATCGCCGACACCGGCGGTTCCATCAAGCGCGCACACGAGTACGTCAACGAGCGCAACGCGGGCGAGGTCCGGACCGCGACGCTCCAACTCCTCCAGACCAGCGAGTTCGAACCCGACTACGTCGGCGAGCGCCTCGAAGAGTGGGCGTGGGTCGTCTACCCGTGGAACTTCATCGAGGACATGATAGACCTCACCTCGGGCGTCATGGCGAAAGCCGACGACGACACGTTCGAACTCGAAGACATCCGCCACTACCTCGCGGAGTTCCACGACGTGGACCGCATCGAGATGGAAATCGCCCAACCCGACCGGATGCCGGAAGTCATGTCCGAGATGGAGCGCCGCGGCTACGTCGAGTCCACCGGCGACGGCGCGTGGCGCCTCCTCGAAAACGACGGTGTTGGGGCCTGA
- the mtnP gene encoding S-methyl-5'-thioadenosine phosphorylase, which yields MKIGFIGGSGIYEALPLENTREEPVETPFGEPSTTPVVGEFGDTGREVVFLPRHGPDHQHSPTTLPYRANIFALKQLGVTHVLASNAVGSLKEDLPPQTLVVPDQIYDRTKHRPLTFFDEGIVVHQPFAMPYDEELVSILAEAAEEATDAQVQEGGTYVCIEGPSYSTKAESEHYRAQGWDVIGMTTIPEAKLAREAEMAYATITGVTDYDVWKDDSEVTLDEVLKNAAANEEAIKETVEAAIHKIPDGHETDSHSALEGTINTPDEAIPAETKAKLAPLIDEYVD from the coding sequence ATGAAAATCGGATTCATCGGTGGCAGCGGTATCTACGAGGCGCTCCCGCTGGAGAACACCCGCGAGGAACCCGTCGAGACGCCGTTCGGCGAACCCTCGACGACGCCCGTCGTCGGCGAGTTCGGTGACACCGGCCGCGAGGTCGTCTTCCTCCCGCGACACGGCCCGGACCACCAGCACTCGCCGACGACGCTCCCCTACCGCGCGAACATCTTCGCGCTGAAGCAGCTCGGCGTCACCCACGTCCTCGCCAGCAACGCCGTCGGCAGCCTCAAAGAGGACCTGCCGCCGCAGACGCTCGTCGTCCCCGACCAGATTTACGACCGCACGAAACACCGCCCCTTGACGTTCTTCGACGAGGGCATCGTCGTCCACCAGCCCTTCGCGATGCCGTACGACGAGGAACTCGTCTCCATCCTCGCCGAGGCCGCCGAGGAGGCGACCGACGCCCAGGTCCAGGAGGGCGGCACCTACGTCTGCATCGAGGGGCCGTCGTACTCCACGAAGGCCGAAAGCGAACACTACCGCGCGCAGGGCTGGGACGTCATCGGCATGACGACCATCCCCGAGGCCAAACTCGCCCGCGAGGCCGAGATGGCCTACGCGACCATCACCGGCGTCACCGACTACGACGTCTGGAAGGACGACAGCGAAGTCACCCTCGACGAGGTGCTGAAGAACGCCGCCGCCAACGAGGAGGCCATCAAGGAGACCGTCGAGGCCGCCATCCACAAGATTCCCGACGGCCACGAGACCGACAGTCACTCCGCGCTCGAAGGGACCATCAACACGCCCGACGAGGCCATCCCCGCCGAGACGAAAGCAAAGCTCGCGCCACTCATCGACGAATACGTCGACTGA
- a CDS encoding DUF7563 family protein, with translation MHTCGNCGEFVSRDFVRVFGNDMDEVVGCPACMNMREVMQGDGAAQTSGRVRWTRA, from the coding sequence ATGCACACGTGTGGTAACTGTGGTGAGTTCGTCTCCCGCGATTTCGTCCGCGTCTTCGGCAACGACATGGACGAGGTCGTCGGGTGTCCAGCCTGTATGAACATGCGCGAAGTGATGCAGGGCGACGGCGCAGCTCAAACGAGCGGCCGCGTCCGGTGGACCCGCGCGTGA
- a CDS encoding PhzF family phenazine biosynthesis protein has translation MDSRRALLVDAFTTEPLSGNAAGVVPDADGLDAEQMRALAAELGASETAFVCSSAAADRRIRYFTPQQEVDLCGHATIAAHAHLAAERDLEPGTHTLETNVGTLDIELGDLGEVWMTQDAPTVRPLEVDYDRLAAALGVDDAALRDVGADLPVAVASTGLPFLVVPVNFLEHLSAADPDDAAIADLAAEHDAAGFYAYTFDAIDGDSTLHARCFAPGIGISEDPATGTAAGACGAYLRQVGAFDSMPDELRFEQGHFVDRPGTVRVQVGAEIRVGGRAVQSFDGEIVVPEFADDDIIEA, from the coding sequence ATGGATAGCCGACGCGCCCTCCTCGTCGACGCCTTCACGACCGAACCGCTGTCCGGTAACGCGGCCGGAGTCGTCCCCGACGCCGACGGACTCGACGCGGAACAGATGCGCGCCCTCGCCGCCGAACTCGGCGCGAGCGAGACGGCGTTCGTCTGCTCGTCGGCCGCCGCGGACCGCCGCATCCGCTATTTCACGCCCCAACAGGAAGTCGACCTCTGCGGCCACGCGACTATCGCGGCCCACGCCCACCTCGCGGCCGAACGCGACCTCGAACCGGGCACGCACACCTTGGAGACGAACGTCGGCACCCTCGACATCGAACTCGGTGACCTCGGCGAGGTGTGGATGACGCAGGACGCCCCGACGGTCCGGCCCTTGGAGGTCGACTACGACCGCCTCGCGGCGGCGCTCGGCGTCGACGACGCCGCCCTCCGCGACGTGGGCGCTGACCTCCCCGTCGCGGTCGCCTCCACCGGGCTTCCCTTCCTCGTCGTCCCGGTCAACTTCCTCGAACACCTCTCGGCTGCGGACCCAGACGACGCCGCCATCGCAGACCTCGCCGCCGAACACGACGCGGCGGGCTTCTACGCCTACACCTTCGACGCCATCGACGGCGACTCCACGCTTCACGCGCGGTGTTTCGCTCCCGGCATCGGCATCTCCGAGGACCCCGCGACCGGAACCGCCGCCGGCGCGTGCGGCGCGTACCTCCGGCAGGTCGGCGCGTTCGACTCGATGCCCGACGAACTCCGATTCGAACAGGGCCACTTCGTGGACCGACCGGGAACCGTCCGCGTGCAGGTCGGCGCTGAGATACGCGTCGGTGGCCGCGCGGTGCAGTCGTTCGACGGCGAAATCGTCGTCCCGGAGTTCGCGGACGACGACATCATCGAAGCCTGA
- a CDS encoding proteasome assembly chaperone family protein has protein sequence MDDIEIEAVEEVDLTDPVLIEGLPGVGNVGKLAVEHLLEEFEEATLVRRVYADAFPPQVSIDEGVAELTHVAIHAVETPGEGPDLLLLTGDHQAQSNEGHYHLTDTFLDIGEEFGVERLFALGGVPTGELVDEPSVLGAVADESRLDELDEAGIEFREGEPAGGVVGVSGLLLGLGGRRGLDATCLMGETSGYLVDPQSAQVVIEVLQDLLQFSVDFESLEERAEEMKEVAAKIQEMQQQQQGSIASDDDLRYIG, from the coding sequence ATGGACGACATCGAAATCGAGGCTGTCGAGGAGGTCGACCTCACCGACCCGGTCCTCATCGAGGGGCTGCCGGGCGTCGGCAACGTCGGCAAACTCGCCGTCGAGCACCTGCTGGAGGAGTTCGAGGAGGCCACGCTGGTCCGCCGCGTCTACGCCGACGCGTTCCCGCCGCAGGTGAGCATCGACGAGGGCGTCGCCGAGCTGACCCACGTCGCGATTCACGCCGTCGAGACGCCCGGCGAGGGACCGGACCTGCTGCTTCTCACGGGCGACCACCAGGCGCAGTCGAACGAGGGCCACTACCACCTCACCGACACCTTCCTCGACATCGGCGAGGAGTTCGGCGTCGAGCGCCTGTTCGCGCTGGGCGGCGTCCCGACCGGCGAACTCGTCGACGAGCCGTCGGTCCTCGGAGCCGTCGCCGACGAGTCCCGCCTCGACGAACTCGACGAGGCGGGCATCGAGTTCCGCGAGGGCGAACCCGCCGGCGGCGTCGTCGGCGTCTCCGGCCTCCTTCTCGGCCTCGGCGGCCGCCGCGGCCTCGACGCGACCTGCCTGATGGGCGAGACGAGCGGCTACCTCGTCGACCCCCAGAGCGCGCAAGTCGTCATCGAAGTCTTACAGGACCTCCTCCAGTTCAGCGTCGACTTCGAGTCGCTCGAAGAGCGCGCAGAGGAGATGAAGGAAGTCGCCGCGAAGATTCAGGAGATGCAACAGCAACAGCAGGGGAGCATCGCCAGCGACGACGACCTCCGGTACATCGGCTGA
- the smc gene encoding chromosome segregation protein SMC — MHIKELVLDGFKSFGRPTRIPFYEDFTVVTGPNGSGKSNIIDGVLFALGLARTRGIRAEKLTDLIYNPGHADGSDEAPDKPKEASVTVVLDNSEGTLDRSQVVNAAGTDKVGGVEEITIKRRVKETPDNYYSYYYLNERSVNLSDIKDLLAQAGITPEGYNVVMQGDVTEIINMTPYQRRGIIDEIAGVAEFDEKKDAAFEELEAVEERVDEADLRIEEKEARLDQLADERETALTYKGLREEKEEYEGYLKAAELEDKRDDLSRTESRIESTEADLEDLQAELDERQGKVTRLEADLEDLTREIERKGEDEQLRIKSEMEEIKGDISRLENAIDAAEEKRDDAEAERRKAFVDIDRKQEQIDDLEDDIREVKVEKASVKSDIQSKRVELSEVQAEIDSVDTEFDELKSELAERKETLDELKDEKNDRQRAKDRLLDDARRRSNQISETRDELERARERIPELKATVSDLHSELDTAEKNEAKIDGVIEDLQAEKADLNDELSEVTDELQTKQSEYARLEARAGKDGDNSWPRAVTTILNAGISGVHGAVGQLGSVDGEYAKACETAAGGRLANVVVDDDGVGSSCIGHLKSRKAGRATFLPITKMDNRSLPREPDNPGVVDFARNLVDYDSQYESIFSYVLGSTLVVEDMETARDLMGDYRMVTLDGDLVERSGAMTGGSGGGSRYSFSKSGEGKLDRLAKEITKLEDRRRSLNEEIRDIDDDLDDARGRASDAADRVRTIEREIEDAEEDIEEAEAEIDRLEDRLDELQSERESVDEQMSDLDDEIADLDDEIETVEAEIEDIEAELADSEIPELTARADDIRADIDDLEDRMSTLDGRLNEIQLEKQYAEDAVDDLHDTIEAAQNRKAEARESISEAESTIEEREDDLEAKREAVAELEEELVDLKEDRTELQDDLREARSARDEKKDRVNAVESKLESMRSAAERLEWEIDELQSQVGDYDPDEIPDHDTVESEIERLTEEMEELEPVNMLAIDEYDDVKADLEALQERRDVLVEERDAIADRIDQYESQKKATFMESFDAIAENFTDIFERLSNGTGHLQLENPDDPFEEGLTMKAQPGDKPIQRLDAMSGGEKSLTALAFIFAIQRHNPAPFYALDEVDAFLDAANAERVGQMVDDLAGDAQFVVVSHRSALLERAERAIGVTMQGDNVSAVTGIQFGGDGEAGSDGGDGRDADGPGGDDGGSGDGSDDDGDDADGGDGGEADADVEAEVPADD; from the coding sequence ATGCACATCAAAGAGCTCGTCCTTGACGGTTTCAAGAGCTTCGGGCGGCCGACTCGCATCCCGTTCTACGAGGATTTCACGGTCGTTACGGGCCCGAACGGTTCCGGCAAATCGAACATCATCGACGGCGTCCTCTTCGCGCTCGGCCTCGCCCGCACCCGCGGGATTCGCGCCGAGAAGCTGACGGACCTCATCTACAACCCCGGCCACGCCGACGGCAGCGACGAGGCCCCCGACAAGCCCAAGGAGGCCAGCGTCACGGTCGTCCTCGACAACTCCGAGGGGACGCTCGACCGCTCGCAGGTCGTCAACGCCGCCGGCACCGACAAAGTCGGCGGCGTCGAGGAGATAACTATCAAGCGCCGCGTCAAGGAGACGCCGGACAACTACTACTCGTACTACTACCTCAACGAGCGCTCGGTCAACCTCTCGGACATCAAGGACCTGCTCGCGCAGGCGGGCATCACTCCCGAGGGTTACAACGTCGTCATGCAGGGCGACGTGACCGAGATAATCAACATGACGCCCTACCAGCGGCGGGGCATCATCGACGAAATCGCGGGCGTCGCCGAGTTCGACGAGAAGAAAGACGCCGCCTTCGAGGAGTTGGAGGCGGTCGAAGAGCGCGTCGACGAGGCGGACCTCCGCATCGAGGAAAAGGAGGCGCGCCTCGACCAACTCGCCGACGAGCGCGAGACCGCCCTCACCTACAAGGGACTCCGCGAAGAGAAAGAGGAGTACGAGGGCTACCTGAAGGCGGCGGAGCTCGAAGACAAGCGCGACGACCTCTCGCGGACCGAATCGCGCATCGAGTCCACCGAGGCAGACCTCGAAGACCTGCAGGCCGAACTCGACGAGCGACAGGGCAAGGTCACCCGTCTCGAAGCGGACCTCGAAGACCTCACCCGCGAGATAGAGCGCAAGGGCGAGGACGAACAGCTCCGCATCAAGTCGGAGATGGAGGAGATAAAGGGCGACATCTCCCGGCTCGAAAACGCCATCGACGCCGCCGAGGAAAAGCGCGACGACGCCGAGGCCGAGCGCCGAAAGGCGTTCGTCGACATCGACCGCAAGCAAGAACAGATCGACGACCTCGAAGACGACATCCGCGAGGTCAAAGTCGAGAAGGCGTCGGTCAAAAGCGACATCCAGTCCAAGCGGGTCGAACTCTCCGAGGTGCAGGCCGAAATCGACTCGGTGGACACCGAGTTCGACGAGCTGAAGTCCGAACTCGCGGAGCGAAAGGAGACGCTCGACGAGCTCAAAGACGAGAAGAACGACCGCCAGCGCGCCAAGGACCGCCTGCTCGACGACGCGCGCCGCCGCTCGAACCAGATTTCGGAGACCCGGGACGAACTCGAACGCGCCCGCGAGCGCATCCCCGAACTGAAGGCGACCGTCTCCGACCTGCACAGCGAACTAGACACCGCCGAGAAGAACGAGGCGAAGATAGACGGCGTCATCGAGGACTTGCAGGCCGAGAAGGCCGACCTGAACGACGAACTTTCCGAGGTCACGGACGAACTCCAGACCAAGCAGTCCGAGTACGCCCGCCTCGAAGCCCGCGCTGGGAAGGACGGTGACAACTCGTGGCCCCGCGCCGTCACGACCATCCTCAACGCCGGTATCTCCGGCGTCCACGGCGCGGTCGGCCAACTCGGCTCGGTCGACGGCGAGTACGCGAAGGCCTGTGAGACGGCCGCCGGCGGCCGCCTCGCCAACGTCGTCGTCGACGACGACGGCGTGGGGTCGTCCTGTATCGGCCACCTGAAGTCCCGTAAAGCGGGCCGCGCGACGTTCCTGCCCATCACGAAGATGGACAACCGGAGCCTGCCGCGCGAGCCCGACAACCCCGGCGTCGTGGACTTCGCGCGCAACCTCGTCGACTACGATTCGCAGTACGAGTCGATTTTCTCGTACGTCCTCGGGTCGACGCTCGTCGTCGAGGACATGGAGACCGCCCGCGACCTGATGGGTGACTACCGAATGGTCACCCTCGACGGCGACCTCGTGGAGCGCTCCGGCGCGATGACCGGCGGCTCCGGCGGCGGCTCTCGCTACTCGTTTTCGAAGTCCGGCGAGGGCAAACTCGACCGCCTCGCGAAAGAGATTACGAAGCTCGAAGACCGCCGCCGCTCGCTCAACGAGGAGATTCGCGACATCGACGACGACCTCGACGACGCCCGCGGGCGGGCTTCCGACGCCGCCGACCGCGTTCGGACCATCGAGCGCGAAATCGAGGACGCCGAGGAGGATATCGAGGAGGCCGAAGCCGAAATCGACCGGCTCGAAGACCGCCTCGACGAACTCCAGTCCGAACGCGAGTCGGTGGACGAACAGATGTCCGACCTCGACGACGAAATCGCCGACCTCGACGACGAAATCGAGACGGTCGAGGCCGAAATCGAGGACATCGAAGCCGAACTCGCGGACTCCGAGATTCCGGAACTCACCGCCCGCGCCGACGATATTCGCGCGGACATCGACGACCTCGAAGACCGGATGTCCACGCTCGACGGCCGGCTCAACGAGATTCAACTCGAAAAGCAGTACGCCGAGGACGCGGTCGACGACCTCCACGACACGATCGAGGCCGCCCAAAACCGCAAGGCCGAGGCTCGGGAGTCCATCTCCGAGGCGGAGTCGACAATCGAGGAGCGCGAGGACGACCTCGAAGCCAAGCGCGAGGCGGTCGCCGAACTCGAGGAGGAACTGGTCGACCTCAAGGAGGACCGCACGGAGCTCCAAGACGACCTCCGCGAAGCTCGGAGCGCCCGCGACGAGAAGAAAGACCGGGTGAATGCGGTCGAATCCAAGCTCGAAAGCATGCGCTCGGCCGCCGAACGGCTCGAATGGGAAATCGACGAACTCCAGTCGCAGGTCGGAGACTACGACCCCGACGAGATTCCCGACCACGACACGGTCGAGTCGGAAATCGAGCGACTCACCGAGGAGATGGAGGAACTCGAACCGGTCAACATGCTCGCTATCGACGAGTACGACGACGTGAAAGCCGACCTCGAAGCCCTCCAAGAACGCCGCGACGTGCTGGTCGAAGAGCGGGACGCCATCGCCGACCGCATCGACCAGTACGAGTCCCAGAAGAAGGCGACGTTCATGGAGTCGTTCGACGCCATCGCCGAGAACTTCACGGACATCTTCGAGCGCCTGTCGAACGGGACGGGGCACCTCCAGTTAGAGAACCCCGACGACCCCTTCGAGGAGGGCCTGACGATGAAGGCCCAGCCGGGCGACAAGCCAATCCAGCGCCTCGACGCCATGTCCGGCGGCGAGAAGTCGCTGACGGCGCTCGCGTTTATCTTCGCCATCCAGCGGCACAACCCCGCGCCGTTCTACGCGCTCGACGAGGTGGACGCCTTCCTCGACGCCGCGAACGCCGAGCGCGTCGGCCAGATGGTCGACGACCTCGCGGGCGACGCCCAGTTCGTCGTCGTCTCGCACCGCTCTGCGCTCCTCGAACGCGCCGAGCGCGCTATCGGCGTGACGATGCAGGGCGACAACGTCAGCGCGGTCACGGGTATCCAGTTCGGCGGCGACGGCGAGGCTGGAAGCGACGGCGGTGACGGCCGCGACGCGGACGGTCCGGGCGGAGACGACGGCGGAAGCGGCGACGGCAGCGACGACGACGGTGACGACGCGGACGGTGGTGACGGCGGCGAGGCCGACGCGGACGTGGAAGCGGAGGTTCCGGCGGATGACTGA